One genomic region from Campylobacter concisus encodes:
- a CDS encoding sensor histidine kinase gives MNEHDIQAGLKSLIEQTYLIENEYKNLTSSYANLQNFIKDIVEILPNAIWVLDENDEIFLQNSEAVRLGKIFKEIPKKEGEINVDGQIYLFKTSSKDNKLIISATNITVEKRTERLASMGQVAAHLAHEIRNPVGSISLLASTLLKRADERIQPIVNQIQKATWRVERIIKATLLFTKGLNINAQIFDFSQLKKECEEAINFYDYSKDIKFSLEFPDGKYTGDLNLLAIVFQNILFNAIDAIEESDDDEGEIILSYEKTPSEHKFIVYDSGEPIKDKAIVFEPFKSSKLKGNGLGLHLCLQIIEAHKGSIEITLNPKTFCINLPIKEKE, from the coding sequence ATGAACGAACACGATATCCAAGCTGGCTTAAAAAGCCTGATAGAGCAGACTTATCTGATAGAAAACGAATATAAAAATTTAACATCATCTTACGCAAACTTGCAAAATTTCATTAAAGATATCGTGGAAATTTTGCCAAATGCTATCTGGGTGTTAGATGAAAATGATGAGATTTTTTTACAAAACTCAGAAGCAGTAAGACTTGGTAAAATTTTTAAAGAGATACCAAAAAAAGAGGGCGAGATAAATGTAGATGGGCAAATTTATCTTTTTAAAACAAGCTCTAAAGACAATAAACTAATAATCTCTGCAACAAACATAACAGTAGAAAAACGCACCGAGCGTCTTGCCTCAATGGGTCAAGTAGCAGCTCACTTAGCCCACGAGATCAGAAATCCGGTAGGCTCTATCTCGCTTTTAGCTTCGACACTGCTTAAAAGAGCCGATGAACGCATACAACCTATCGTAAATCAAATACAAAAAGCTACATGGCGAGTCGAACGCATAATAAAAGCTACACTACTTTTTACAAAAGGTCTTAACATAAATGCACAAATTTTTGACTTTTCGCAACTTAAAAAAGAGTGCGAAGAGGCTATAAATTTTTATGACTATTCAAAGGATATTAAATTTAGCCTAGAATTTCCAGATGGCAAATATACGGGCGATCTTAATCTACTAGCCATCGTCTTTCAAAATATTTTATTTAACGCTATTGATGCCATCGAAGAGAGCGATGATGATGAAGGAGAGATCATTTTAAGCTACGAAAAAACACCAAGTGAGCATAAATTTATCGTTTACGATAGTGGCGAGCCTATCAAAGACAAAGCCATAGTCTTTGAGCCATTTAAAAGTAGCAAGCTAAAAGGAAACGGCCTTGGACTACATCTTTGCTTACAGATCATAGAGGCTCACAAAGGCAGTATCGAGATCACACTAAATCCAAAAACATTTTGCATAAATTTACCAATAAAGGAGAAAGAATGA
- a CDS encoding cysteine hydrolase family protein has product MNIQNELEAFKKSLQTLDLREISNDGAKNVAFICIDMIEAFAGSGALASQRVAALSKGIATLFDRAWRDFGFRNFILIEDRHTSDSKEFENFLPHAILDTNEIKTVKEIENLSFFKEFKTFYKNSLSIAFNKKFEKFLEQNPQIDTFVITGDCTDMCVYQCVSYLKLRANEYNKKARLIVPFDLTQTYDIPGHNGDFYHEMFSLHMKLALGADVVKSIKF; this is encoded by the coding sequence ATGAACATACAAAACGAACTTGAGGCTTTTAAAAAATCTCTTCAAACGCTTGATTTAAGAGAAATTTCAAACGATGGAGCAAAAAATGTTGCATTTATCTGTATCGATATGATAGAAGCATTTGCTGGCAGTGGTGCGCTCGCCAGTCAAAGAGTAGCCGCCTTATCAAAAGGGATCGCGACACTTTTTGATAGAGCGTGGAGAGATTTTGGTTTTAGAAATTTTATCCTTATAGAAGATAGGCACACCAGTGATTCAAAAGAATTTGAGAATTTTCTACCACATGCCATACTTGATACAAATGAGATAAAAACCGTAAAAGAGATAGAAAATCTAAGCTTTTTTAAAGAGTTCAAGACATTTTATAAAAACTCTTTAAGCATTGCGTTTAATAAAAAATTTGAGAAATTTTTAGAGCAAAACCCACAAATTGACACTTTTGTTATTACTGGAGATTGCACTGATATGTGCGTTTATCAGTGTGTTAGTTATCTTAAACTACGAGCCAATGAATACAATAAAAAAGCAAGACTTATCGTACCGTTTGATCTTACGCAAACGTACGATATACCAGGACACAATGGCGATTTTTACCACGAGATGTTTTCTCTTCATATGAAGCTAGCACTTGGCGCTGATGTGGTAAAGAGTATTAAATTTTAA
- a CDS encoding FtsW/RodA/SpoVE family cell cycle protein, which yields MIKLDRRILTHFDFIQPFLIIPIIAISYILVSEANDVLANKQLVYFGIGFISFCVAFLLPIRRIDWIIPMFYWVCIVLLLSVDLFGVSKLGARRWLEIPFVHFTLQPSELMKPAFLLMLAYLIKQRPPEANGYGVKDFLRLSFYILLPFVLIMKEPDLGTALILLIVGYTILFVIGVNKKIWITIILAIGFLVPVLYENLHDYQKKRIHDFIAEEPSYHVKQSIIAIGSGGLKGKPKDEATQTHFKFLPIATSDFIFAYNIERFGFYGGLFLLGLYGALITHLLSLNYGLKNDYFTQVTTTGIAALIFVYVGVNVSMTIGFAPVVGVPLPFFSYGGSSFVTFMVLFGILQNLLTFRFDRTYSFIKIHF from the coding sequence TTGATAAAACTAGATCGGCGTATTTTAACACATTTTGATTTTATTCAGCCGTTTTTAATAATCCCAATCATAGCCATCTCTTACATCCTAGTTTCCGAAGCAAACGACGTCTTAGCAAACAAACAGCTTGTATATTTTGGCATTGGTTTTATTTCATTTTGTGTAGCATTTTTACTGCCCATTAGGCGTATCGACTGGATCATTCCGATGTTTTACTGGGTCTGCATCGTGCTACTTTTAAGCGTTGATCTCTTTGGCGTTAGCAAACTAGGAGCTAGGCGCTGGCTAGAAATTCCCTTCGTTCACTTCACACTTCAGCCATCAGAGCTGATGAAGCCAGCCTTTTTGCTGATGCTAGCCTATCTCATTAAACAGCGTCCTCCAGAAGCTAATGGATACGGAGTAAAAGATTTTTTAAGACTTAGTTTTTATATACTTTTACCATTTGTGCTCATCATGAAAGAGCCTGATCTTGGCACTGCACTCATACTTTTGATAGTTGGCTACACTATTCTTTTTGTCATCGGCGTAAATAAGAAAATTTGGATAACTATCATCCTTGCGATAGGCTTTTTGGTACCAGTTTTGTATGAAAATTTACATGACTATCAAAAAAAAAGAATTCACGATTTCATCGCTGAAGAGCCAAGCTATCACGTCAAACAAAGCATCATCGCCATAGGTAGCGGCGGACTCAAAGGCAAGCCAAAAGATGAGGCAACTCAGACGCACTTTAAATTTTTGCCAATCGCCACTAGTGATTTCATCTTTGCCTACAATATCGAGCGTTTTGGTTTTTATGGTGGATTGTTTCTACTTGGGCTTTATGGAGCACTTATAACACATCTTTTAAGTTTAAATTACGGCCTAAAAAACGACTATTTTACACAAGTTACCACCACGGGGATTGCTGCGCTAATCTTCGTTTACGTTGGTGTAAATGTCTCGATGACGATCGGTTTTGCACCAGTTGTGGGCGTGCCACTGCCATTTTTTAGTTACGGCGGAAGTAGCTTTGTTACATTTATGGTGCTTTTTGGGATTTTGCAAAATTTGCTAACTTTTAGATTTGATAGAACTTATAGCTTTATAAAAATTCACTTCTAA
- the thiE gene encoding thiamine phosphate synthase: protein MIEIYAISDDVLMPENLALQYTKEILECGVKFFQFRSKKIPKDKRLASEIFNLCEKFGARFIVNDDILFAAHIGAKSVHLGKDDASIKEAFEILGDDAYVGVSCYDSLELAIRAKQNGASYMAFGAMFKSPTKPNAPLCKAQTISQAKEMGMNVCVIGGINSSNIASVAKVKPDMIALISAIYKDGTIKKNIENLQRKLLL from the coding sequence GTGATTGAAATTTACGCGATTAGCGACGATGTGCTGATGCCTGAAAATTTAGCCTTGCAATACACTAAAGAAATTTTAGAGTGTGGGGTGAAATTTTTTCAATTTCGCTCTAAAAAAATACCCAAAGATAAGAGGCTAGCTAGTGAAATTTTCAACCTATGCGAAAAATTTGGAGCTAGATTTATCGTAAATGATGATATTTTATTTGCTGCTCATATAGGGGCAAAGTCCGTGCATTTGGGAAAAGATGATGCGAGCATAAAAGAGGCGTTTGAAATTTTAGGAGATGATGCTTACGTGGGAGTTAGCTGCTATGATAGCTTGGAGCTTGCCATTAGGGCAAAACAAAATGGTGCTAGCTATATGGCTTTTGGAGCGATGTTTAAAAGCCCAACAAAACCAAATGCGCCACTTTGCAAGGCTCAAACTATATCACAAGCAAAAGAAATGGGAATGAATGTTTGCGTAATAGGCGGCATAAACTCTAGCAACATTGCAAGTGTTGCTAAAGTAAAACCAGACATGATCGCCTTAATATCTGCTATCTATAAAGATGGCACGATAAAGAAAAATATAGAAAATTTACAAAGAAAATTATTACTTTAA
- a CDS encoding hydroxymethylpyrimidine/phosphomethylpyrimidine kinase → MKNILIIAGSDSVGGAGVQADIKTCEAFSCYAATAITALTAQNTNGVSNIFATNVTNLNEQIKMVDEELNIDAIKVGMLFNKELISCVGFWLEKFHKQGIKIVIDPVCVAKSGSKLLEDDAIVSLKELFKFADIITPNIDEAKVLELDSKNLPCDMILKRSMVAEICEDTLFKKNGDVLKFNEPLIKPEIMHGAGCSFASALACLLANGHTKEEAIKLAKRYILNAIKNAITTKFGKRLLNHKVGISD, encoded by the coding sequence ATGAAAAATATATTAATTATTGCAGGAAGTGATAGTGTTGGTGGTGCTGGCGTGCAGGCTGATATTAAGACATGCGAGGCATTTTCTTGCTACGCAGCGACAGCTATTACGGCTCTTACGGCACAAAATACAAATGGCGTTAGCAATATCTTTGCTACAAATGTTACAAATCTAAATGAACAGATCAAAATGGTAGACGAGGAGCTAAATATAGACGCTATCAAGGTTGGAATGCTTTTTAATAAAGAGCTTATATCCTGCGTTGGTTTTTGGCTTGAAAAATTTCATAAGCAAGGCATCAAAATAGTAATAGACCCAGTTTGCGTAGCAAAATCAGGCTCAAAACTTCTCGAAGACGATGCGATAGTAAGCTTAAAAGAGCTTTTTAAATTTGCAGATATCATCACACCAAATATCGATGAAGCTAAAGTTTTAGAGCTTGATAGCAAAAATTTGCCTTGCGATATGATCTTAAAGCGAAGCATGGTTGCAGAAATTTGCGAAGATACTCTTTTTAAAAAAAATGGTGATGTGCTTAAATTTAACGAACCTTTGATAAAACCAGAGATCATGCACGGGGCTGGATGTAGCTTTGCAAGTGCGCTGGCCTGCTTGCTGGCAAATGGACACACCAAAGAAGAGGCCATAAAACTAGCCAAAAGATACATTTTAAATGCTATTAAAAATGCAATTACGACAAAATTTGGCAAACGTCTACTAAATCATAAAGTTGGCATAAGTGATTGA
- a CDS encoding DUF234 domain-containing protein — MKHLDINELIKFHLVFDEFDLKHSYYDVFEAIEAEILNNFLALMPKFYFESDTNDAIKSALIKLARSDRKKFSVHKILPQSLASKVYAKLFEKNFLLLEKSREVLPKRSKNQMLKKEERGYKVEDKIHFNSHFSRFWFRFIEPNLSLLKAGKNDEILTIIKKEFDEYASLGFEILCGELMAKKFLINGVFLSSFWSRNIELDMLLNIGGKIIVGEAKYKERKVCKNVLNLLLKKCEKLNIKPDIIALFSKSGFSSELRNLKDERLRLYEISDFEELLK; from the coding sequence ATGAAACACCTTGATATAAATGAACTTATTAAATTTCATCTCGTCTTTGATGAGTTTGATTTAAAGCACTCATATTATGATGTTTTTGAAGCGATCGAGGCTGAAATTTTAAATAACTTCTTAGCCTTGATGCCAAAATTTTACTTCGAATCCGATACAAACGATGCTATAAAATCTGCCCTCATAAAACTCGCACGAAGCGATAGAAAAAAATTTAGCGTACATAAAATTTTACCTCAAAGCCTAGCTAGCAAAGTCTATGCAAAGCTTTTTGAAAAAAATTTTTTACTGCTTGAAAAAAGCAGAGAAGTACTTCCAAAAAGATCAAAAAACCAAATGCTAAAAAAAGAAGAAAGGGGCTATAAAGTTGAGGATAAAATACATTTTAATAGCCATTTTTCAAGGTTTTGGTTTAGATTTATAGAGCCAAATTTAAGCTTGCTAAAAGCTGGCAAAAATGATGAAATTTTAACCATCATAAAAAAGGAATTTGACGAATATGCAAGCCTTGGATTTGAAATTTTATGCGGTGAACTTATGGCAAAAAAATTTCTGATTAATGGCGTATTTTTAAGTAGCTTTTGGAGCAGGAATATAGAGCTTGATATGCTGTTAAATATAGGTGGCAAGATCATAGTCGGCGAGGCAAAATACAAAGAGAGAAAAGTTTGTAAAAACGTGCTAAATTTACTATTGAAAAAATGTGAAAAACTAAATATCAAGCCAGATATTATTGCTCTTTTTTCGAAGAGTGGATTTAGTAGCGAGCTAAGAAATCTAAAGGATGAAAGGCTAAGGCTTTATGAAATTAGCGATTTTGAGGAACTTTTAAAATGA
- a CDS encoding aminotransferase class V-fold PLP-dependent enzyme — MLNIDEVRKNIILKEGLYYFDYTASGLAYKPIEDEILKFLKTYANTHSDSSSSAALTQKCYENARAELKSLLGLDDSFYLIATGQGATAAIKKFQEIVGIYISPATRALIGEANLRNLNLPLAIIGPYEHHSVEVSLREGLCDIKRIELDENNEIDYAMLENTLKQNAKRKIIASFSAASNVTGVKTDYKKIYSLIKKYNGVLALDVATLSAYENVDCRYFDALFLSPHKLLGGVGSCGLLAIKKELCKNLPTFAAGGTVKYVSRTSHIFTSEVENLEEGGTPPIVQLMRANLAYKLRNEIGLNNIKAAECELGEMFCKELEKIDEVINYCPENLDRLPIFAFNVKGISPYDFAASLSSDFGIQTRAGCDCAGPYGHDLLNLKDNTIFDEKPGWVRVSIHYTHTKEDIKYLINAINSCIKKYKKR, encoded by the coding sequence TTGCTAAATATCGATGAAGTAAGAAAAAATATCATTTTAAAAGAAGGCCTTTACTATTTTGACTACACGGCTTCAGGTCTTGCTTACAAGCCCATTGAAGATGAAATTTTAAAATTTTTAAAAACCTACGCAAACACTCACTCTGATAGTAGTTCAAGCGCAGCGTTAACGCAAAAATGCTATGAAAACGCAAGAGCTGAGTTAAAAAGCTTATTGGGCCTTGACGATAGTTTTTATCTTATCGCGACTGGTCAAGGAGCAACGGCTGCGATAAAGAAATTTCAGGAGATAGTGGGAATTTATATCTCACCAGCTACAAGAGCCTTGATCGGTGAAGCAAATTTAAGAAATTTAAACTTGCCATTAGCGATCATTGGCCCTTATGAGCATCACTCTGTTGAAGTTAGCTTAAGAGAAGGGCTTTGTGATATAAAACGTATAGAGCTTGATGAAAATAATGAGATAGATTATGCGATGCTTGAGAACACATTAAAGCAAAATGCAAAAAGAAAGATAATAGCTAGCTTTAGTGCCGCCTCAAACGTCACTGGCGTTAAAACTGATTATAAAAAAATTTACTCGCTGATTAAAAAATATAATGGCGTTTTGGCTCTTGACGTGGCCACTCTTAGTGCTTATGAAAATGTTGATTGCAGATATTTTGACGCACTGTTTCTCTCGCCTCACAAGCTACTTGGCGGAGTTGGGAGTTGCGGGCTTTTGGCTATCAAAAAAGAGCTTTGTAAAAATTTGCCTACATTTGCAGCTGGAGGCACAGTCAAGTATGTAAGCAGGACATCACATATTTTTACTAGTGAAGTTGAAAATTTAGAAGAGGGCGGCACGCCACCGATAGTGCAACTAATGCGTGCAAATTTAGCCTACAAGCTAAGAAATGAAATCGGACTTAATAATATAAAAGCAGCTGAATGTGAGCTAGGCGAGATGTTTTGCAAAGAGCTAGAAAAGATAGATGAGGTGATAAATTATTGCCCTGAAAATTTAGATAGATTGCCCATTTTTGCATTTAATGTAAAAGGCATTTCGCCTTATGATTTTGCTGCTAGTTTAAGTAGTGATTTTGGTATCCAAACACGTGCAGGCTGTGATTGTGCTGGGCCGTATGGACATGATTTGCTTAATTTAAAAGATAATACTATTTTTGACGAAAAACCTGGCTGGGTACGTGTTAGCATTCACTACACGCATACAAAAGAGGATATAAAATATCTTATAAATGCCATAAATTCTTGCATCAAAAAATACAAAAAAAGATAG
- a CDS encoding aminotransferase class V-fold PLP-dependent enzyme — protein sequence MVNLEHIRENIILKNGIYYFDFTASGLAYKPIEDEMAKILQTYANTHSISSSNAYKTAQTYEDSRRELKSLLGLDESFYLFTCGNGATGAIKKFQEILGIYASPALKKRYALKPNENSPLVVLGPYEHHSNEISFRQALCEVERIRLDKNGEIDFNHLEQILRINVGREIIATFSVASNVTGVLSDYRKIYTLVKSYGGIVAFDAASFSAYGNIDCDYFDALFLSPHKLLGGVGSCGLLAIKKILANSDEPTFAGGGTVSYVSKNYAIFVKDSEQLEEAGTPPILGLIRANLAYRLRNEIGFGTIYENESELGEYFEKRLAEISELTCYHPNNIKRLPIFAFNVNGVSPYELAKVLSKEYGIQTRAGCSCAGPYGHDLLHLKEDALFTHKPGWVRAGLHYTHTLEEVNYLVDALKNSIKKYSSIWKVDDPFSVDKISGCMGDR from the coding sequence TTGGTAAATTTAGAGCATATTAGAGAAAATATAATTTTAAAAAATGGTATTTATTATTTTGACTTTACAGCTTCAGGGCTAGCTTATAAACCTATCGAAGATGAGATGGCAAAAATACTCCAAACATACGCAAATACGCACTCTATCAGCTCATCAAACGCCTATAAAACCGCTCAAACTTATGAAGATTCAAGACGTGAATTAAAAAGCTTGCTAGGACTTGATGAGAGCTTTTATCTTTTTACTTGTGGCAATGGAGCTACCGGTGCGATAAAGAAATTCCAAGAAATTTTAGGCATTTATGCATCACCAGCATTAAAAAAAAGATATGCGTTAAAGCCAAATGAAAATTCTCCGCTCGTAGTGCTTGGGCCTTATGAGCACCATTCAAATGAGATAAGCTTTAGGCAAGCACTTTGCGAGGTTGAGCGTATCAGGCTTGATAAAAATGGAGAAATAGATTTTAATCATTTGGAGCAAATTTTAAGGATAAATGTCGGTCGTGAGATCATCGCAACCTTTAGTGTGGCTTCAAATGTGACAGGGGTTTTAAGTGATTATAGAAAAATTTATACTCTTGTAAAGTCTTATGGTGGCATTGTGGCATTTGATGCGGCAAGCTTTAGTGCTTATGGAAATATTGATTGCGACTATTTTGATGCTCTTTTTTTATCGCCACATAAATTGCTTGGTGGAGTAGGAAGTTGTGGGCTACTTGCTATAAAAAAGATACTTGCAAACTCAGATGAACCGACGTTTGCTGGCGGTGGAACGGTAAGTTATGTTAGCAAAAACTATGCTATATTTGTAAAAGATAGCGAACAGCTAGAAGAGGCTGGTACACCGCCTATTCTAGGACTCATAAGAGCAAATTTGGCTTATAGGCTGAGAAATGAGATAGGGTTTGGGACAATATATGAAAACGAGAGCGAGCTTGGAGAGTATTTTGAGAAAAGACTAGCAGAAATTTCTGAGCTTACGTGCTATCATCCAAACAACATAAAGCGTTTGCCGATATTTGCTTTTAATGTGAATGGTGTTTCACCTTATGAACTAGCCAAAGTTTTAAGCAAAGAATATGGCATTCAAACGCGTGCAGGATGTTCTTGTGCTGGACCGTATGGGCATGATTTGCTTCATTTAAAAGAAGATGCACTATTTACCCATAAGCCAGGCTGGGTAAGGGCCGGACTTCACTATACGCATACGTTAGAAGAGGTGAATTATCTAGTGGATGCATTAAAAAATAGCATTAAGAAGTATTCAAGCATTTGGAAAGTCGATGATCCTTTTAGTGTTGATAAAATTTCAGGTTGTATGGGAGATAGATGA
- a CDS encoding DUF6882 domain-containing protein: protein MFLDKLGIDKSNWSELFSACVGKSTLLQKRAFKLLVEGSNWQVDFDSGKIYFDGREFDMQFIGSESFSSNTWLWGYENINGFDERLLELANKAREFGEKFGLSAFSTPRFELDENFNGHTISMVLCTAFDEQNYYRIEYEGGAAYVAFRADIVFEEPVLANEILSVVNECLSSYELDHKIFIKGLLLSCDMKFSESPNEIVSDKYELSFKFDELNRLINISSKL, encoded by the coding sequence ATGTTTTTAGATAAGCTTGGCATAGATAAAAGTAACTGGAGCGAGCTTTTTAGCGCATGTGTCGGCAAATCGACATTACTTCAAAAACGTGCATTTAAGCTACTTGTTGAAGGTAGCAACTGGCAGGTTGATTTTGATAGTGGCAAAATTTACTTTGATGGGCGTGAGTTTGACATGCAGTTTATTGGCTCTGAAAGCTTCTCGTCAAATACGTGGCTTTGGGGTTATGAAAATATAAATGGCTTTGATGAGCGTTTGCTCGAGCTTGCAAATAAAGCACGGGAGTTTGGCGAGAAATTTGGACTTAGTGCATTTAGCACGCCACGATTTGAGCTGGATGAAAATTTTAATGGTCACACGATTAGTATGGTTCTTTGCACCGCTTTTGATGAGCAAAATTATTATAGGATAGAGTACGAGGGAGGAGCGGCGTATGTGGCATTTAGAGCGGATATAGTCTTTGAAGAGCCAGTGCTAGCAAATGAGATTTTGAGCGTAGTAAATGAGTGTTTAAGCAGTTACGAGCTGGATCATAAAATCTTTATAAAAGGACTTTTGCTAAGCTGTGATATGAAATTTAGCGAAAGTCCTAATGAAATCGTATCGGATAAATACGAGCTTAGCTTTAAATTTGACGAGCTAAACAGGCTCATAAATATTTCAAGCAAGCTTTAA
- a CDS encoding RluA family pseudouridine synthase, which translates to MVKFNVLNSSRLDVAVAQELQISRNQALNLIKDSLVSVNLKPVSKPSFVLSENDEVCVNFPPKKEVQNEYEVNFDIPIIYEDDDLIVLNKPPQIVVHQAPSVKEATLVEWLNKKGFMLSNLNGDVRAGIVHRLDKGTSGAIVVAKNNFAHAKLSEQLSDKSMGRIYLALTDLSLKEDVIIEKPIGRNPNNRLKKAIVADAKFAKSAFVNLLSENGINLIAAKLFTGRTHQIRVHLSSINRHILGDDLYGFKSQGDKISRVMLHAYMLYFIHPRTGKRVEFIAKTYDDFNQIIYKKIPKEIFDEKICPTHIDTIFSSFLGGMRL; encoded by the coding sequence TTGGTTAAATTTAATGTTTTAAATAGCTCAAGACTAGACGTTGCAGTAGCGCAGGAACTTCAAATTTCACGCAATCAAGCTTTAAATTTGATAAAAGATTCTCTCGTAAGCGTAAATTTAAAACCAGTCTCAAAACCAAGTTTTGTTTTAAGCGAAAATGATGAAGTTTGCGTAAATTTTCCCCCAAAAAAAGAGGTACAAAATGAGTATGAAGTAAATTTTGATATCCCAATCATCTACGAAGATGATGATCTAATAGTGCTAAATAAGCCCCCACAAATCGTCGTTCACCAAGCCCCAAGCGTCAAAGAGGCCACGCTCGTTGAGTGGCTAAATAAAAAAGGATTTATGCTCTCAAATTTAAATGGCGACGTAAGAGCTGGTATTGTCCACCGCCTAGACAAAGGCACAAGTGGTGCTATCGTCGTTGCTAAAAACAACTTTGCTCACGCAAAACTTAGCGAGCAGCTAAGTGATAAGAGCATGGGGCGAATTTATCTAGCACTTACAGATCTGTCGCTAAAAGAGGACGTCATCATCGAAAAGCCAATTGGCAGGAACCCAAACAATCGTCTAAAAAAGGCGATCGTCGCGGACGCTAAATTTGCAAAAAGTGCCTTTGTAAATTTACTAAGCGAAAATGGCATAAATTTAATAGCAGCAAAACTTTTTACAGGCAGGACTCATCAGATAAGAGTGCATCTATCTAGCATAAACCGCCATATTTTAGGCGATGATTTATACGGATTTAAGAGCCAAGGCGATAAAATAAGCAGAGTTATGCTTCACGCTTATATGCTTTATTTTATCCATCCACGAACTGGCAAAAGGGTGGAATTTATCGCAAAAACGTATGATGACTTTAACCAGATAATTTACAAAAAAATTCCCAAGGAGATTTTTGATGAAAAAATTTGCCCTACGCATATTGACACCATTTTTAGCAGCTTTCTTGGCGGGATGCGGCTCTAG